Proteins encoded together in one Terriglobus saanensis SP1PR4 window:
- a CDS encoding HEAT repeat domain-containing protein — MRTIKIFGLLMLFAISASAQETSMHERYRKILNLLAGSLTKMDKLYGHVNEITVGALSQTEVGAVLPLAFQCVHSPDDEIVEAGYDFLISVMLRFDSAGLLGPYIDDLGKLAEEKDNSRRQLVLLILGSLKPKLPEKAIEYLKANLESTRNSNQETLVIAASLLQAARTDAPTVHRVLLVVSSRSDADLTSSVIRQLGLSRIRLPEAVNFISSNLNQEDEFLRASAVDAASRLDKDTRAQFSSQLNRIASDPKETQYVRQQAAEALKP; from the coding sequence ATGAGAACGATCAAGATTTTCGGTTTGCTTATGCTCTTCGCGATCTCGGCTTCTGCTCAGGAGACGTCGATGCATGAACGGTATCGCAAGATACTCAACCTGCTGGCCGGAAGCCTCACAAAAATGGACAAACTCTACGGACATGTAAACGAAATCACGGTTGGGGCATTGTCGCAGACGGAAGTAGGCGCGGTACTTCCTTTGGCCTTTCAGTGTGTTCACTCTCCAGATGATGAGATTGTCGAAGCTGGATACGACTTTCTCATCAGCGTAATGCTCCGATTTGATAGCGCCGGTTTATTAGGACCTTATATCGATGACTTAGGGAAACTCGCAGAGGAGAAAGATAACTCTCGGCGGCAACTCGTTCTTCTTATTCTCGGCAGCTTAAAACCGAAACTCCCGGAAAAGGCTATCGAATACCTTAAGGCCAATTTGGAGAGCACTCGCAATTCGAATCAGGAAACCTTGGTCATTGCGGCAAGTCTGCTGCAAGCGGCCCGCACTGACGCTCCGACCGTGCATAGAGTGCTTCTAGTGGTGTCCAGTCGCTCGGACGCCGACCTTACGAGCAGTGTGATACGCCAGCTTGGCTTGAGCAGAATTCGACTTCCGGAGGCTGTGAATTTTATCTCATCCAACCTCAATCAAGAGGATGAGTTCCTGCGCGCCTCAGCTGTTGATGCCGCATCTCGGCTGGATAAGGACACGAGAGCACAGTTTTCTTCGCAGCTAAACCGGATTGCTTCCGATCCCAAAGAAACACAGTATGTGCGTCAACAAGCAGCCGAAGCTCTGAAGCCATAA
- a CDS encoding 3-coathanger stack domain-containing protein yields the protein MEHLSSASLVWIRRSRPGLLILALAVSCIRCFGQLPADLDLPSETVTSGSSVFQASNSITSSASFVVQDSATVTLTAGSSIRIEPGFDAIAGTAPFTFFAVIDPNVGQGPPDEGNGPPSIPFSYTAPDHAPSCDNISGQWIDSDNVGNSIGWDLNQSGSSITGTLSFDDYRDFGAGLTYCGTINYSASGVSNGNSYSLSAVNPVPSIDSCGLPLAPSETETVTLSGQACGSGNGAYTIAGGGPTQGLSRAAPTSASARSKRVMSASVRPALTSGVSTWTTYSPRFNVSYSTYIPVDHIAGPTPCYVYPGNGQEPFPYWPLYYKGDANRGTYRTTQAIFVVPDKQVDNNFYVDAGATRNYSRGSPANGPNANLSSVPASPNIYDGPYVGADEDNKQYDCLLWNDRGKANLTTMQTHSVSFPGGHQAVVTLSGLGQDPLEPQLGGIKWNGTITLDTTDPNNPTAQAAISHTCYPAHIVKVNGVTIIDDNKVTNTTGNLFKCLADPTHATWKTTTTGAIPVPSH from the coding sequence ATGGAACATCTCTCATCCGCTTCACTTGTATGGATCAGGCGCTCTCGTCCGGGACTCTTGATCCTGGCTCTCGCCGTTTCGTGCATCCGTTGCTTTGGACAACTACCCGCCGATCTGGACCTACCGTCCGAGACGGTGACCTCCGGCTCTTCCGTGTTTCAAGCTTCAAATTCCATCACAAGCAGCGCCAGTTTTGTGGTGCAGGATTCGGCAACCGTCACTCTCACCGCAGGCAGTTCCATTCGAATTGAACCAGGATTTGACGCTATAGCCGGTACCGCACCCTTTACCTTTTTTGCAGTCATCGACCCAAACGTAGGCCAAGGGCCACCCGACGAAGGGAATGGACCGCCCAGTATCCCCTTTTCGTACACAGCACCAGACCACGCCCCCAGCTGTGACAACATCTCCGGCCAGTGGATCGATTCCGATAATGTTGGCAACTCTATCGGTTGGGATCTGAATCAGAGCGGCTCCTCTATCACCGGAACGCTTTCCTTTGACGACTATCGCGACTTTGGAGCGGGATTAACATATTGCGGTACGATAAACTACTCCGCGTCAGGTGTTTCCAATGGCAATTCCTACTCTCTGTCTGCCGTCAATCCCGTGCCATCCATCGATAGTTGCGGTCTTCCACTAGCTCCTTCGGAAACTGAAACGGTCACGCTGTCTGGTCAGGCCTGCGGCAGCGGAAATGGCGCATACACCATTGCAGGAGGCGGTCCCACGCAGGGCCTCTCCCGCGCCGCTCCTACTTCAGCCAGCGCGAGAAGTAAAAGAGTTATGAGTGCATCGGTGCGACCAGCCTTAACAAGTGGTGTCTCTACGTGGACGACCTACAGTCCGCGCTTCAATGTCTCTTATTCCACGTACATTCCCGTGGACCATATCGCTGGGCCTACACCCTGTTATGTCTACCCTGGTAACGGCCAGGAACCATTTCCGTATTGGCCTTTATATTATAAAGGCGATGCAAATCGTGGTACCTATCGCACCACCCAGGCGATCTTCGTTGTTCCGGACAAACAAGTCGATAATAACTTCTATGTGGATGCTGGCGCCACACGGAATTACAGCAGGGGGTCACCTGCAAATGGTCCGAATGCGAATCTCTCATCTGTTCCCGCCAGTCCCAATATCTATGACGGTCCCTATGTCGGTGCCGACGAAGACAACAAGCAGTATGATTGTCTACTTTGGAATGACAGAGGTAAGGCAAACCTCACCACGATGCAAACTCATAGCGTCTCATTTCCCGGAGGCCACCAAGCAGTAGTCACTTTAAGCGGATTGGGCCAAGATCCTCTTGAGCCCCAACTCGGTGGAATTAAGTGGAACGGGACTATTACATTGGACACCACTGACCCGAACAATCCAACGGCTCAGGCGGCAATATCCCATACATGTTACCCAGCACATATTGTGAAGGTTAATGGTGTAACAATTATCGATGACAACAAGGTTACAAATACCACAGGGAATCTATTCAAATGCTTAGCAGACCCGACCCACGCAACATGGAAAACTACGACTACGGGCGCTATCCCCGTACCAAGCCACTAG
- a CDS encoding HEAT repeat domain-containing protein, whose product MHERYRKILTQPGGNLAKMDEVYGDVNEVTVGALSQAEVGTILPLAFQCVHSPNRETSEAGFNFLIGVMIRLDSAKLLAPYIDELGKLLDEKDNSRRQLVFLILGSLNPKPPEKAIEYLKASLENTRNSNEEALAIAACLLRAAPTDAPTVHRVLAFVSAHPDAVLTNGVIRQLGLSRIRLPEAVNFISTNLDQEDEGFRASAVDAASRLDKETRAQISSQLKRIASDPKESQYVRQQATEAVKP is encoded by the coding sequence ATGCATGAACGATATCGAAAGATACTCACCCAGCCGGGCGGAAACCTCGCCAAAATGGACGAAGTCTACGGCGATGTAAACGAAGTCACGGTTGGGGCATTATCGCAGGCTGAAGTCGGCACGATACTTCCTTTGGCCTTTCAGTGTGTCCACTCTCCGAATAGGGAGACCAGCGAAGCTGGATTCAACTTTCTTATCGGTGTAATGATTCGACTGGACAGTGCCAAATTATTGGCACCTTATATCGATGAGCTGGGAAAACTGTTAGATGAAAAAGACAATTCTCGGCGACAGCTAGTTTTTCTCATACTCGGAAGTCTGAACCCCAAACCCCCAGAAAAAGCGATCGAATACCTGAAGGCCAGTCTGGAGAACACTCGCAATTCCAACGAAGAAGCTTTAGCCATTGCGGCATGCTTGTTGAGAGCCGCCCCCACTGACGCTCCGACCGTGCATAGAGTATTAGCGTTTGTGTCGGCTCATCCCGACGCCGTTTTAACAAACGGTGTGATACGCCAGCTTGGGCTGAGCAGGATACGGCTTCCGGAGGCTGTGAACTTTATCTCGACCAATCTCGATCAAGAGGATGAAGGCTTTCGTGCCTCGGCTGTCGATGCCGCATCTCGGTTAGACAAGGAGACAAGAGCACAGATTTCTTCTCAGTTGAAACGGATTGCTTCCGATCCCAAAGAATCGCAGTATGTGCGTCAACAAGCAACAGAGGCTGTGAAGCCGTAG